The following are encoded in a window of Vigna unguiculata cultivar IT97K-499-35 chromosome 8, ASM411807v1, whole genome shotgun sequence genomic DNA:
- the LOC114194776 gene encoding trimethylguanosine synthase isoform X6 produces the protein MLGQSESTYCEGAMDIDMTQNASCEVDNSACSTGLASGVSREINDDNINQVAANDAQDGGFLISNDYVDLKTAPFSDSAESHLTGAGVNYCGAEYDECLIDSECLKVSPTVGKSTDCETTCNDHSDTTCLPHVIESELLPVSSEGIGCDRNDVSNNYAVLGDWMAFWDTYYKRTYFYNISTHTSTWDTPPGMEHLVIGGCTESDDSETLKSSEGCVIENITKAPEETLTEENMEGKQHEECVVEIGVAADNLVSDITTNSENQSLDHSDECLERCSCNCGISCCSVSNMPDHIICSNDRGIQVAPEVNHTPLENTVIDMSGLESKCDPSTLKWGKKVRRQRQKKLCNEAEGLCQHFIRDLHFQEMPESYSATIAKYWCQRYTLFSRFDDGLMMDEEGWFSVTPEAIAQHQAIRCASDTIIDCFTGVGGNSIQFARHCGHVIGIDIDSLKIDYARHNAAIYGVVDQIDFIVGDFFLLAPKLKADTVFLSPPWGGPDYLKATTYDMKTMLRPHDGHTLFSAAKEIASRIVMFLPRNINFNQLAELSLSSSPPWSLEVEKVYLNNKLKAITAYFSDTTVGGW, from the exons ATGCTGGGCCAAAGTGAATCTACTTACTGTGAGGGTGCCATGGATATTGATATGACGCAAAATGCCTCTTGTGAAGTAGATAATTCAGCCTGCTCTACTGGGTTGGCTAGTGGTGTTTCCAGGGAGATAAACGATGATAATATAAATCAGGTAGCAGCTAATGACGCTCAGGATGGTGGCTTTTTAATCAGTAATGATTATGTTGATTTGAAAACTGCACCTTTTTCAGATTCTGCTGAAAGCCATTTGACAGGTGCTGGTGTCAATTATTGTGGGGCAGAATATGATGAGTGTTTGATAGACAGTGaatgtttaaaagtttcaccgACTGTTGGAAAAAGTACAGATTGTGAGACTACTTGCAATGACCACAGTGATACCACTTGTCTTCCACATGTTATTGAATCTGAGTTGCTTCCTGTGAGCTCAGAAGGTATTGGATGCGACAGAAATGATGTTTCAAATAATTATGCCGTGCTTGGAGACTGGATGGCCTTCTGGGATACTTATTATAAGAGAACGTACTTCTACAATATCAGCACACACACTTCTACGTGGGACACACCGCCAGGGATGGAACATCTGGTAATCGGTGGGTGTACTGAATCAGATGACAGTGAAACTCTTAAGTCTTCAGAGGGGTGTGTAATAGAAAATATCACTAAAGCACCTGAGGAAACCTTGACTGAAGAGAACATGGAAGGAAAGCAACATGAAGAGTGCGTTGTTGAGATTGGAGTTGCCGCTGACAATTTGGTCTCTGATATCACTACAAATAGTGAAAACCAATCTCTTGATCATTCAGACGAGTGTCTTGAGAGATGTAGTTGCAATTGTGGAATTTCATGCTGCTCAGTATCAAATATGCCAGATCATATTATTTG CTCTAATGATAGAGGCATTCAAGTAGCACCAGAGGTTAATCATACACCCTTGGAAAACACAGTAATCGATATGTCTGGATTGGAATCTAAATGTGACCCTTCCACATTAAAATGGGGGAAAAAAGTAAGAAGACAAAGGCAGAAGAAATTATGTAATGAAGCTGAAGGTTTGTGCCAACACTTCATTCGTG atcTGCACTTTCAAGAAATGCCTGAATCATATTCTGCTACAATTGCCAAATATTGGTGTCAGAGGTATACTTTGTTCTCTAGATTTGATGATGGTTTAATGATGGACGAGGAAGGATGGTTTTCTGTCACTCCAGAGGCTATTGCGCAGCATCAAGCAATACGTTGTGCTAGTGACACGATAATTGACTGCTTCACTGGTGTTGGTGGGAACTCTATCCAATTTGCACGACA TTGTGGGCATGTAATTGGAATCGATATTGATTCGTTGAAGATTGACTATGCTAGGCATAATGCTGCTATTTATGGGGTGGTTGATCAAATTGACTTTATAGTTGGTGATTTCTTCCTCTTGGCACCAAAGTTAAAG GCTGATACCGTTTTCTTATCTCCACCATGGGGGGGACCTGATTATCTCAAGGCTACGACTTATGACATGAAGACAATGCTTAGACCTCATGATGG TCATACACTGTTTAGTGCTGCAAAGGAGATTGCTTCCAGAATTGTCATGTTCCTTCCAAGAAATATCAATTTCAACCAATTGGCAGAGTTATCTCTGTCATCCAGTCCACCATGGTCACTAGAG GTGGagaaagtttatttaaataacaaattgAAGGCCATCACAGCTTATTTCAGTGATACAACAGTTGGAGGGTGGTAG
- the LOC114194776 gene encoding uncharacterized protein LOC114194776 isoform X5, giving the protein MRASLLKKGSLKGKKKGKRSKHPDTCHNPADKTLYETSVEEIVSPAKFHEETSIPLSCISMLGQSESTYCEGAMDIDMTQNASCEVDNSACSTGLASGVSREINDDNINQVAANDAQDGGFLISNDYVDLKTAPFSDSAESHLTGAGVNYCGAEYDECLIDSECLKVSPTVGKSTDCETTCNDHSDTTCLPHVIESELLPVSSEGIGCDRNDVSNNYAVLGDWMAFWDTYYKRTYFYNISTHTSTWDTPPGMEHLVIGGCTESDDSETLKSSEGCVIENITKAPEETLTEENMEGKQHEECVVEIGVAADNLVSDITTNSENQSLDHSDECLERCSCNCGISCCSVSNMPDHIICSNDRGIQVAPEVNHTPLENTVIDMSGLESKCDPSTLKWGKKVRRQRQKKLCNEAEGLCQHFIRDLHFQEMPESYSATIAKYWCQRYTLFSRFDDGLMMDEEGWFSVTPEAIAQHQAIRCASDTIIDCFTGVGGNSIQFARHCGHVIGIDIDSLKIDYARHNAAIYGVVDQIDFIVGDFFLLAPKLKADTVFLSPPWGGPDYLKATTYDMKTMLRPHDGHTLFSAAKEIASRIVMFLPRNINFNQLAELSLSSSPPWSLEVEKVYLNNKLKAITAYFSDTTVGGW; this is encoded by the exons atgagAGCATCCCTACTG AAAAAAGGAtcattaaaaggaaaaaaaaagggtaaacGTTCGAAGCATCCTGATACTTGTCACAACCCTGCAGATAAAACCCTATATGAAACGAGTGTGGAGGAGATTGTGTCTCCTGCAAAATTTCATGAAGAAACTAGTATTCCTTTATCTTGTATATCAATGCTGGGCCAAAGTGAATCTACTTACTGTGAGGGTGCCATGGATATTGATATGACGCAAAATGCCTCTTGTGAAGTAGATAATTCAGCCTGCTCTACTGGGTTGGCTAGTGGTGTTTCCAGGGAGATAAACGATGATAATATAAATCAGGTAGCAGCTAATGACGCTCAGGATGGTGGCTTTTTAATCAGTAATGATTATGTTGATTTGAAAACTGCACCTTTTTCAGATTCTGCTGAAAGCCATTTGACAGGTGCTGGTGTCAATTATTGTGGGGCAGAATATGATGAGTGTTTGATAGACAGTGaatgtttaaaagtttcaccgACTGTTGGAAAAAGTACAGATTGTGAGACTACTTGCAATGACCACAGTGATACCACTTGTCTTCCACATGTTATTGAATCTGAGTTGCTTCCTGTGAGCTCAGAAGGTATTGGATGCGACAGAAATGATGTTTCAAATAATTATGCCGTGCTTGGAGACTGGATGGCCTTCTGGGATACTTATTATAAGAGAACGTACTTCTACAATATCAGCACACACACTTCTACGTGGGACACACCGCCAGGGATGGAACATCTGGTAATCGGTGGGTGTACTGAATCAGATGACAGTGAAACTCTTAAGTCTTCAGAGGGGTGTGTAATAGAAAATATCACTAAAGCACCTGAGGAAACCTTGACTGAAGAGAACATGGAAGGAAAGCAACATGAAGAGTGCGTTGTTGAGATTGGAGTTGCCGCTGACAATTTGGTCTCTGATATCACTACAAATAGTGAAAACCAATCTCTTGATCATTCAGACGAGTGTCTTGAGAGATGTAGTTGCAATTGTGGAATTTCATGCTGCTCAGTATCAAATATGCCAGATCATATTATTTG CTCTAATGATAGAGGCATTCAAGTAGCACCAGAGGTTAATCATACACCCTTGGAAAACACAGTAATCGATATGTCTGGATTGGAATCTAAATGTGACCCTTCCACATTAAAATGGGGGAAAAAAGTAAGAAGACAAAGGCAGAAGAAATTATGTAATGAAGCTGAAGGTTTGTGCCAACACTTCATTCGTG atcTGCACTTTCAAGAAATGCCTGAATCATATTCTGCTACAATTGCCAAATATTGGTGTCAGAGGTATACTTTGTTCTCTAGATTTGATGATGGTTTAATGATGGACGAGGAAGGATGGTTTTCTGTCACTCCAGAGGCTATTGCGCAGCATCAAGCAATACGTTGTGCTAGTGACACGATAATTGACTGCTTCACTGGTGTTGGTGGGAACTCTATCCAATTTGCACGACA TTGTGGGCATGTAATTGGAATCGATATTGATTCGTTGAAGATTGACTATGCTAGGCATAATGCTGCTATTTATGGGGTGGTTGATCAAATTGACTTTATAGTTGGTGATTTCTTCCTCTTGGCACCAAAGTTAAAG GCTGATACCGTTTTCTTATCTCCACCATGGGGGGGACCTGATTATCTCAAGGCTACGACTTATGACATGAAGACAATGCTTAGACCTCATGATGG TCATACACTGTTTAGTGCTGCAAAGGAGATTGCTTCCAGAATTGTCATGTTCCTTCCAAGAAATATCAATTTCAACCAATTGGCAGAGTTATCTCTGTCATCCAGTCCACCATGGTCACTAGAG GTGGagaaagtttatttaaataacaaattgAAGGCCATCACAGCTTATTTCAGTGATACAACAGTTGGAGGGTGGTAG
- the LOC114194776 gene encoding trimethylguanosine synthase isoform X8 has translation MAFWDTYYKRTYFYNISTHTSTWDTPPGMEHLVIGGCTESDDSETLKSSEGCVIENITKAPEETLTEENMEGKQHEECVVEIGVAADNLVSDITTNSENQSLDHSDECLERCSCNCGISCCSVSNMPDHIICSNDRGIQVAPEVNHTPLENTVIDMSGLESKCDPSTLKWGKKVRRQRQKKLCNEAEGLCQHFIRDLHFQEMPESYSATIAKYWCQRYTLFSRFDDGLMMDEEGWFSVTPEAIAQHQAIRCASDTIIDCFTGVGGNSIQFARHCGHVIGIDIDSLKIDYARHNAAIYGVVDQIDFIVGDFFLLAPKLKADTVFLSPPWGGPDYLKATTYDMKTMLRPHDGHTLFSAAKEIASRIVMFLPRNINFNQLAELSLSSSPPWSLEVEKVYLNNKLKAITAYFSDTTVGGW, from the exons ATGGCCTTCTGGGATACTTATTATAAGAGAACGTACTTCTACAATATCAGCACACACACTTCTACGTGGGACACACCGCCAGGGATGGAACATCTGGTAATCGGTGGGTGTACTGAATCAGATGACAGTGAAACTCTTAAGTCTTCAGAGGGGTGTGTAATAGAAAATATCACTAAAGCACCTGAGGAAACCTTGACTGAAGAGAACATGGAAGGAAAGCAACATGAAGAGTGCGTTGTTGAGATTGGAGTTGCCGCTGACAATTTGGTCTCTGATATCACTACAAATAGTGAAAACCAATCTCTTGATCATTCAGACGAGTGTCTTGAGAGATGTAGTTGCAATTGTGGAATTTCATGCTGCTCAGTATCAAATATGCCAGATCATATTATTTG CTCTAATGATAGAGGCATTCAAGTAGCACCAGAGGTTAATCATACACCCTTGGAAAACACAGTAATCGATATGTCTGGATTGGAATCTAAATGTGACCCTTCCACATTAAAATGGGGGAAAAAAGTAAGAAGACAAAGGCAGAAGAAATTATGTAATGAAGCTGAAGGTTTGTGCCAACACTTCATTCGTG atcTGCACTTTCAAGAAATGCCTGAATCATATTCTGCTACAATTGCCAAATATTGGTGTCAGAGGTATACTTTGTTCTCTAGATTTGATGATGGTTTAATGATGGACGAGGAAGGATGGTTTTCTGTCACTCCAGAGGCTATTGCGCAGCATCAAGCAATACGTTGTGCTAGTGACACGATAATTGACTGCTTCACTGGTGTTGGTGGGAACTCTATCCAATTTGCACGACA TTGTGGGCATGTAATTGGAATCGATATTGATTCGTTGAAGATTGACTATGCTAGGCATAATGCTGCTATTTATGGGGTGGTTGATCAAATTGACTTTATAGTTGGTGATTTCTTCCTCTTGGCACCAAAGTTAAAG GCTGATACCGTTTTCTTATCTCCACCATGGGGGGGACCTGATTATCTCAAGGCTACGACTTATGACATGAAGACAATGCTTAGACCTCATGATGG TCATACACTGTTTAGTGCTGCAAAGGAGATTGCTTCCAGAATTGTCATGTTCCTTCCAAGAAATATCAATTTCAACCAATTGGCAGAGTTATCTCTGTCATCCAGTCCACCATGGTCACTAGAG GTGGagaaagtttatttaaataacaaattgAAGGCCATCACAGCTTATTTCAGTGATACAACAGTTGGAGGGTGGTAG